The Myxocyprinus asiaticus isolate MX2 ecotype Aquarium Trade chromosome 46, UBuf_Myxa_2, whole genome shotgun sequence genome includes the window ctttcttggtctacctgaccttggcttggtatcaagagattcccgaattttccacttcttaataagtgattgaacagtactgactggcattttcaaggctatggatatctttttataaccttttccatctttgttacgcaggtcttttgacagttcttttctgctccccatggctcagtatctagcctgctcagtgcatccacgtgggAGCTaccaaactcattgactatttatacacagacactaattgcaatttaaaaagccacaggtatgggaaattaacctttaattgccatttaaacctgtgtgtgtcaccttgtgtgtctgtaacaaggtcaaacattcaagggtatgtaaacttttgatcagggccatttgggtgatttctgttatcattatgatttaaaaaggagccaaacaactatgtgatgataaatggcttcatatgatcactatccttaaataaaagatcaatgccaaaatttcacaatttctgccagggtatgcaaacttttgagcacaactgtacctctAGCACAAACACAAATATAGATGTGAGGACAGTGAATACTCTCTTCCTACTTTATTGAGGAAAACTGGGCTTTTTACACTTGAAATGGTTAAAACGGTAatttttaaccctgggttatcatcttgtttcatgtttaaaACTGGTCATACTTGACCCTGGGTTAAAGGaatacccaaaaatgataattctctcatcatttactcaccattatgcagtcacaaacacgtatgactttctttcttctgcgaaacacaaatgaaaatattttgatggagatataacctgaatacataaccatacaatgaaagtcaatggggaccaacacttccaagctccaaaaaggacataagggaagcataaaggtaatacatatgactcaagtggtttaatccatgtcttatgaagaAATATGATTGGTTTtctgtgagaacagaccaaaatgtaactaattttgtAACTTTTTTATTATGAATCCTGACTAGTGTTGGGTAAGTCACTCAACAAGAGTAATCTACTACAAATTACAAATTTCTTCtctaaattgtaatcagattaatttacCGATTCATTTATGGGGAAGGTAATCACcttactaattactttatttttaagttactttccaaAAAAACTTCtcagaataatgttgtttttCCGCTTAAATTCAAAATCATGTTCCTCCTTGATCATCGTTCTTGTCACTTCAGCtgccacagaaacacaaacagacgtacatataaacataataaatgtttacattttattataaatacatattttattttagaaatatgtaatGTAacacaagtaatgtacttaaaagtaattaacattGAAAGTTagtaaattaatctgattacaagaattaaaatTCAATACTTTTAGTACAAAGAGTAATTCAATTacttattactttgtaatcagattacacccaacactgatcctGACATTGTAGTCtcctacactgaaaaaatgaatttttgtttcgcaagtttttgcacacagttttttaaaataaatcttaatggtataaaatctacttaaccttatgacataatattgattaaagtgagtgagtaaatttaacttaaacatttttgtaaattcagtaacttttacatacaaatatgatatactgtacatgcttaGAATTGAAATAAACATCTTATTAGAACAtgccacattttgaattttcttaCAAACATATGTTTAATCATGATAGATACATGATTCAGTGCTGCAgacgcagacctcaacactttgTGCACAAACCACAGTGACAGTGACAATCAAcagatagttttttttatttttttatcttgaacAAGTAATTTTGAGGAGAAAATTAACttaagactgcacaaaacaagaagttaccaaacaacaaaattaacaataaaaatggtataaataaacttgcaaacagtgaaaccatgcaagcttattaattattcaataaGTTAACTAAATTTACTCATTTATTGATCagtgaaatgtactcaaattagcaaataaatataaaatggttTCCTATATTTTCCAATGATCACACATTGTTAAAAtagcaaacaatcataaataatatttactcagaGCATTTGAagctagagcatacatttttacGTTTGAATGTAAAAttcacttaatattttcaagttcacgcttaaactaacttattcaatgtagaaagtttttAATCTTTTCGGCTATATTtacaccacaaaataattttttcagtgtaggcGTGATCATTATTGAAGCTTGATTACAATTCCTCgcacttgatgcatgcacagatcACTGTACAAGAGAATTGtgtatttttgagtaaactattcctaTAAGCGAAGTGTGAAAAGCCTAGAAATGTGTTTCTCACGCTGCAAAGTTGGACCCAACAGCCGAGATAAACCACTCAGCTGAATTCCAGGATGGCTACACTGTGGAACCACTCCAAACCAAACTAAGAGAAGAGTGTGGATATAACATTGAAAAGACTTGCCATTATACACtatacactttattaggaacactatagttcttctgctgttgtagcccatctgcctcaaggtttgacatgttgtgcattctgagatgctattctgctcactacaactgagtggttatctgagttaccatagcctttctttcagcttgaaccagtcaggccattctctgttgacctctctcatcaacaaggcatttccgtctgcagaactgctactcactggattttttttgtttttggcaccatcctgagtaaactctagagactgttgcgtgtggaaatcccaggagatcagcagctagttttttttatatatatatatatttttgagaaatactcaaaccagcccgtctgacaatcatgccatggtcgaaatcactgagatcacattttccctcattctgatggttgatgtgaacatttactgctgccacatgattggctgattagataattgcatgaatatgcaGGTGttcagatgttcctaataaagtgctcagtaagtgtatatgaagaaaaaaaactggTCACCCAGATCACCTTGAGAAAGCTTTTAGCAGCTATATAACAGAGCTGATAATATTCTGAAAATGAAACTTTTTCCCATTTGTTTCCTCTTTTGATTGCCAGAGCAGACAGATTCCCAAACTTCTGAATCGAGGCAATAAACATCTGATGGACAGTAATAGGCTGTTCTTGACAGAGTTCATCCATTCTCAGCTGAACAGATCCGCTGGCTTCTGTAGTCCATAGGCATTGGGCTGGAGCCAACTCTGCACCTACCAGAAACTCATCAACACTGTTTTCTGTGCTGCATTGAATAGGAGATATGCACAGTTTTATGCACATAATGTACAAAAAAGCTAAATTCTTAAACTAGAAAATTGATGACAATGACAACAGCCATACatgtctatcatccatccatccacccatatATGCAAGGGCTATATAACCCTCAATGCTTTGTCAtttaaagtttgtcttgacagacTTTCATTTTCTAGTTTCCATCTGTCCTATATCCAAACTCTGAACATATTAAACACAAATGAATTAACATACTATAAGTTGCTCTACTTACATGGTCCATCTTCCACAGCCTGCTCTAAAGGGTCTGTCATGGGCCCCAGAGATGAGCAGTCAGAACTGAAACACAGAACGGGTACACTGGCCCATTAATGGACACCAAACTCCCCATGTTCTGACCCCTGTCTGTACCCATGAATCACATAGCACAACCGCTCAGCACCATTGTGAGCTTGGACAATGGCGGGTTTTGGTTAACAGGTACTAAAGCCCCTGTGGTTTTGTTGACTGACAGGAGTTAACAAAACATGTGAGAAGCTCTAGTTCCCATCATGgaaacttttcttttcttttcttactACTTCATGCAGAAACCACAAGTGATTGGGTACATCAGATTGCTTTAAAAATTGGCATCCAAACAAAATAACAGGCTTGATGCTCTGGTCAACAAAAGCGCGAGAACTGGCAGTTGAGTTGATTTAATTTCCGCTGCTCATTTTCATTTAGAGTGGGAAACACAAACACCAAAACAGTTTTTCCATTAGGAATCTGCCAAACTCCTTTTAAACAAGACATTTTACTTATTTTCAATTTAAGGCAAGAGTTCACAAATTGGTGCAAAGGTTTTTTTAGAGCCCCAATAGTTCAGTAGTCATTTATTCATTTCTGGGCAaactttattataat containing:
- the LOC127436140 gene encoding long-chain-fatty-acid--CoA ligase ACSBG1-like gives rise to the protein MNTSTQIHQQTDPTNNQLGNSSDCSSLGPMTDPLEQAVEDGPCAELAPAQCLWTTEASGSVQLRMDELCQEQPITVHQMFIASIQKFGNLSALAIKRGNKWEKVSFSEYYQLCYIAAKSFLKVIWVTSFFSSYTLTEHFIRNI